The Cucumis melo cultivar AY chromosome 5, USDA_Cmelo_AY_1.0, whole genome shotgun sequence genome has a segment encoding these proteins:
- the LOC103494530 gene encoding uncharacterized protein LOC103494530 — MATNSILKSSISISHSLHNSFTAPSFANSSKTIENFHSPTSLPIRITLNHVPPLSLSRRLFVPSVSGIWDALTGGNNPRDAVAAIRRGMLLFRQGDVLESLAEFDKAIELDPRQKAYLWQRGLSLYYLDRFEEGAEQFRLDVAQNPNDTEESIWCFLCEAQLYGVDEARRRFLEVGRDPRPVMREAYNMFKNGGHPEKLVAAFSSGRVNEYFYASLYAGLYHEAEKKVDAAKQHIVAACQSTYGQRSDDYMAALAKVHCLRRNWSFSQ; from the exons ATGGCTACAAATTCCATTCTCAAATCCTCCATTTCCATCTCCCATTCGCTTCACAATTCTTTCACCGCCCCTTCTTTCGCCAATTCATCCAAAACCATCGAAAATTTCCACTCTCCGACCTCTCTTCCGATCAGAATCACGCTCAATCACGTTCCCCCGTTGTCATTATCTAGAAGGCTGTTCGTTCCTTCCGTCTCTGGAATTTGGGACGCCTTAACAGGGGGAAACAACCCTCGTGACGCTGTTGCTGCTATTCGACGTGGAATGCTTCTCTTTAGGCAG GGCGATGTTTTGGAATCTTTAGCTGAATTCGATAAGGCAATTGAATTGGATCCTCGTCAAAAGGCAT ATCTTTGGCAAAGAGGGCTTTCACTTTACTACCTTGATAG ATTTGAAGAGGGAGCCGAACAGTTCCGACTAGATGTTGCACAAAATCCAAACGACACAGAGGAGTCTATTTGGTGCTTTCTTTGTGAAGCTCAATTGTATGGAGTTGATGAAGCAAGAAGGCGATTTCTCGAG GTAGGTAGAGATCCACGACCAGTCATGCGGGAAGCTTACAATATGTTTAAAAATGGTGGCCATCCGGAGAAA CTTGTTGCTGCTTTCTCAAGTGGCCGTGTGAATGAATATTTTTATGCCTCTCTATATGCCGGGCTTTATCATGAAGCAGAG AAAAAAGTAGATGCAGCCAAACAACATATAGTTGCAGCTTGCCAGTCTACTTATGGACAGAG GTCTGATGATTACATGGCAGCTCTTGCCAAAGTTCACTGCCTCCGTCGAAACTGGAGTTTCAGTCAGTAA
- the LOC103494580 gene encoding uncharacterized protein LOC103494580 isoform X1, with protein sequence MSPTMDHGNNSPNEISQPLISMEEIKSDSTPHHPHRLISVDSDVLLPKPAKSKRLASLDIFRGLTVALMILVDDAGGEWPMIGHAPWYGCNLADFVMPFFLFIVGMAIALALKRIPNQLMAIEKVTLRTLKLLFWGLLLQGGYSHAPDKLTYGVDVRKIRLFGILQRIALAYLVVAFVEVLSRQTQSNVQPFNHFSIFKSYFWNWLVAACILVVYFALLYGIYVPDWQFTVTDSDSVYYGRNFTVACGVRGSLDPPCNAVGYIDRKVLGINHLYAHPAWRRSEACTENSPYAGSFRDNAPSWCFAPFEPEGILSSISAILSTIIGVHFGHVLIHFQDHSARLKQWVTMGFTLLILGLVLHFTHAIPLNKQLYTFSYVCVTSGAAALVFSVFYILVDIWGLRYLFLPLEWIGMNAMLVYVMAAAGIFAGFINGWYYEDPHNTLIYWIKKHLFIGVWHSKKVGILLYVIFAEILFWGVVSGILHRFGLYWKL encoded by the exons ATGAGCCCCACCATGGATCATGGTAACAACAGTCCAAACGAGATTTCTCAACCT CTCATTTCCATGGAAGAAATCAAGTCCGATTCCACTCCTCACCACCCCCACCGCCTTATCTCGGTGGATTCCGATGTTTTGCTCCCAAAACCGGCGAAATCCAAGCGTCTTGCGTCGCTTGATATCTTCCGAGGTCTCACCGTTGCG TTGATGATTTTGGTTGATGATGCCGGGGGAGAATGGCCTATGATTGGTCATGCACCATGGTATGGTTGTAATCTTGCGGATTTTGTGATGCCTTTTTTCTTGTTCATTGTTGGGATGGCCATTGCACTCGCCCTGAAG AGAATACCTAACCAACTTATGGCCATTGAAAAGGTCACTCTTCGAACTTTAAAGCTCCTATTTTGGGGCCTTCTATTACAAG GTGGCTATTCGCATGCGCCAGACAAACTGACTTATGGCGTTGATGTGAGAAAGATAAGGTTATTTGGGATTCTCCAG AGAATTGCTCTTGCATATTTGGTTGTGGCATTTGTTGAAGTACTTTCAAGACAAACACAATCCAATGTTCAACCATTTAACCATTTCTCTATATTCAAGTCATACTTCTGGAATTG GCTGGTTGCAGCTTGTATTCTTGTAGTATACTTTGCTCTCCTTTACGGAATATATGTTCCGGATTGGCAATTTACTGTCACCGACAGCGATAGTGTTTATTATGGAAGAAACTTCACT GTAGCATGTGGTGTCAGAGGAAGTCTGGATCCTCCATGTAATGCTGTGGGATATATTGACAGAAAAGTGCTGGGAATCAATCACTTGTATGCCCATCCTGCTTGGAGAAGATCTGAA GCTTGCACCGAGAATTCTCCATATGCAGGATCTTTCCGAGATAATGCTCCATCATGGTGTTTTGCCCCATTTGAACCTGAAGGAATTTTAAG CTCTATATCTGCCATTCTGTCCACAATTATTGGAGTACATTTCGGGCATGTTCTAATCCATTTTCAG GATCACTCTGCTAGGCTGAAGCAATGGGTTACAATGGGCTTCACTCTTCTTATCTTAGGACTTGTTCTTCATTTCACTCACG CAATTCCGTTAAATAAACAGTTGTATACATTTAGCTATGTCTGCGTGACATCGGGAGCTGCAGCGCTGGTTTTCTCAGTCTTCTACATTTTG GTTGATATCTGGGGCCTGAGGTACTTGTTTCTACCATTGGAGTGGATCGGGATGAATGCGATGCTTGTGTATGTTATGGCAGCTGCTGGCATTTTTGCAGGTTTCATCAATGGGTGGTATTATGAAGACCCCCACAACACACTG ATATATTGGATAAAGAAGCATCTCTTCATTGGAGTTTGGCATTCCAAAAAAGTGGGTATTCTCCTTTATGTGATATTTGCAGAGATCCTGTTTTGGGGCGTCGTCTCCGGGATCTTGCATCGGTTCGGTTTATACTGGAAGCTGTaa
- the LOC103494561 gene encoding 60S ribosomal protein L18-3 produces MGIDLVAGGKSKKTKRTAPKSDDIYLKLLVKLYRFLVRRTGSNFNAVILKRLFMSKVNKPPISLSRLIKYMKGKEAKIAVVVGTVTDDIRVYEVPALKVTALRFTETARARIEKAGGECLTFDQLALRAPLGQNTVLLRGPKNSREAVKHFGPAPGVPHSHTKPYVRSKGRKFERARGKRNSRGYRV; encoded by the exons ATG gGTATCGATCTGGTAGCTGGAGGCAAGAGCAAGAAGACCAAAAGGACTGCCCCCAAGTCCGATGATATCTACCTCAAGCTCCTCGTTAAG CTGTACCGGTTTCTTGTTCGAAGAACTGGAAGCAATTTCAATGCAGTGATCCTCAAGCGCTTGTTCATGAGCAAGGTGAACAAGCCGCCAATTTCACTATCCAGACTTATCAAGTACATGAAGGGAAAG GAAGCGAAAATTGCTGTCGTTGTTGGAACCGTGACAGATGACATTCGCGTTTACGAAGTCCCAGCATTGAAAGTTACAGCCTTGAGGTTCACTGAGACCGCAAGAGCCAGGATTGAGAAGGCAGGTGGTGAGTGTTTGACATTCGACCAGCTTGCCTTGAGGGCTCCTCTTGGCCAGAATACG GTTCTTCTTCGTGGACCAAAGAACTCTCGTGAGGCCGTGAAGCACTTCGGTCCTGCTCCTGGTGTGCCTCACAGCCACACGAAACCATACGTGAGGTCGAAGGGAAGGAAGTTCGAGAGAGCCAGAGGAAAGAGAAACAGCAGGGGATACCGAGTTTAA
- the LOC103494548 gene encoding chlorophyll a-b binding protein 6A, chloroplastic isoform X2 encodes MASNTLMSCGIATTAFPSVLSSSKSKFAAAVPISGVAVNASSRFSMSSEWMPGQPRPPYLDGSAPGDFGFDPLRLGEVPENLERFKESELIHCRWAMLAPGILVPEALGLGNWVKAQEWAAVPGGQATYLGQPVPWGTLPTILVIEFLAIAFVEHQRSMEKDPEKKKYPGGAFDPLGYSKDPEKLKEYKVKEIKNGRLALLAFVGFCVQQSAYPGTGPLENLATHLADPWHNNIGDIIIPRTISP; translated from the exons aTGGCTTCCAACACCTTGATGAGCTGTGGCATTGCCACCACCGCTTTCCCTTCAGTCCTTTCTTCTTCTAAGTCTAAATTCGCAGCCGCTGTCCCCATTTCCGGTGTCGCTGTCAATGCATCTTCCCGATTTTCCATGTCCTCTGAGTGGATGCCCGGCCAGCCCCGTCCCCCCTACCTCGATGGCTCAGCTCCTGG TGATTTTGGATTCGACCCTCTTCGGCTGGGAGAAGTGCCAGAGAACCTCGAGAGATTCAAGGAGTCTGAGCTAATTCACTGCAGATGGGCCATGCTTGCT CCAGGGATTTTGGTACCTGAGGCTTTGGGATTGGGCAACTGGGTGAAAGCTCAAGAATGGGCAGCAGTTCCAGGAGGCCAAGCTACATACTTGGGACAACCAGTTCCATGGGGAACTTTGCCCACCATTTTGGTCATTGAGTTCCTTGCCATTGCTTTTGTAGAGCACCAGCGCAGCATGGAGAAAGACCCTGAGAAGAAGAAGTACCCTGGAGGTGCTTTTGACCCATTAGGCTACTCAAAAGATCCTGAAAAGTTGAAGGAATACAAAGTGAAAGAGATCAAAAACG GTCGGTTGGCGCTATTGGCTTTTGTTGGGTTCTGTGTGCAACAATCAGCATACCCAGGAACAGGGCCATTGGAGAACTTGGCAACTCACTTGGCTGACCCATGGCACAACAACATTGGCGACATTATCATCCCCAGAACAATTTCGCCTTGA
- the LOC103494539 gene encoding F-box protein PP2-B13-like — MVAISSIGVLPEDCVSAILSLTTPSDAGKLALVSSMFRSAAESDVVWGRFLPENYEEIVAASEISGEAPLSSKREAFFRLCSPILVEEGKKSFELEKLSGKIIYMLSARELGITWSSDPLCWSWKSHPQSKFPEVVELRTVSWLEIKGEIRTKMLSPNTKYGAYLLFNISERAYGLDLMPTQLSLQLLPNNQPNNCNDNNSEAYVWLHRKHKHHEKNQSLESLLYGNRRERASKLLQNHLENKEFRVLSEREDGWLEIELGEFFTTQKDEQVHMSFMETKGFQLKSGLLIQGIQIRPKH, encoded by the exons aTGGTTGCAATTTCTAGCATCGGAGTGTTGCCGGAGGACTGTGTATCGGCGATTCTGTCACTCACAACTCCCTCCGACGCCGGGAAATTGGCCCTCGTGTCGTCGATGTTTCGCTCGGCGGCGGAATCCGACGTCGTTTGGGGGAGATTTTTGCCGGAAAACTACGAGGAAATTGTGGCGGCGTCTGAAATATCCGGTGAGGCTCCGTTGAGTTCGAAGAGAGAGGCTTTCTTCAGGCTGTGTTCTCCGATCCTTGTGGAAGAGGGTAAAAAG AGTTTCGAATTGGAGAAGTTATCGGggaaaattatatatatgttatcAGCAAGAGAATTGGGAATTACATGGAGCTCTGATCCTCTTTGTTGGAGTTGGAAATCTCATCCTCAATCaaa ATTCCCAGAAGTGGTGGAGCTTAGAACAGTGAGTTGGTTGGAAATTAAAGGGGAAATAAGAACCAAAATGCTATCTCCAAACACAAAATATGGAGCATACCTTTTGTTCAACATTTCAGAGAGAGCTTATGGATTAGATTTGATGCCAACTCAACTTTCTCTTCAATTACTTCCAAATAATCAACCAAACAATTGTAATGATAATAATTCAGAAGCCTACGTTTGGTTGCACCGTAAACATAAACATCATGAAAAGAACCAAAGTTTGGAGTCTTTGTTATATGGTAATAGAAGGGAAAGAGCCAGTAAGTTGTTACAGAATCATCTTGAGAATAAGGAATTTAGGGTTTTGAGTGAAAGAGAAGACGGGTGGTTGGAGATTGAATTGGGTGAATTTTTCACAACGCAAAAAGACGAACAAGTCCACATGAGTTTCATGGAAACCAAAGGCTTTCAGCTCAAATCTGGTCTTCTTATTCAAGGCATTCAAATCAGACCTAAACATTGA
- the LOC103494548 gene encoding chlorophyll a-b binding protein 6A, chloroplastic isoform X1, producing MASNTLMSCGIATTAFPSVLSSSKSKFAAAVPISGVAVNASSRFSMSSEWMPGQPRPPYLDGSAPGDFGFDPLRLGEVPENLERFKESELIHCRWAMLAVPGILVPEALGLGNWVKAQEWAAVPGGQATYLGQPVPWGTLPTILVIEFLAIAFVEHQRSMEKDPEKKKYPGGAFDPLGYSKDPEKLKEYKVKEIKNGRLALLAFVGFCVQQSAYPGTGPLENLATHLADPWHNNIGDIIIPRTISP from the exons aTGGCTTCCAACACCTTGATGAGCTGTGGCATTGCCACCACCGCTTTCCCTTCAGTCCTTTCTTCTTCTAAGTCTAAATTCGCAGCCGCTGTCCCCATTTCCGGTGTCGCTGTCAATGCATCTTCCCGATTTTCCATGTCCTCTGAGTGGATGCCCGGCCAGCCCCGTCCCCCCTACCTCGATGGCTCAGCTCCTGG TGATTTTGGATTCGACCCTCTTCGGCTGGGAGAAGTGCCAGAGAACCTCGAGAGATTCAAGGAGTCTGAGCTAATTCACTGCAGATGGGCCATGCTTGCTGTT CCAGGGATTTTGGTACCTGAGGCTTTGGGATTGGGCAACTGGGTGAAAGCTCAAGAATGGGCAGCAGTTCCAGGAGGCCAAGCTACATACTTGGGACAACCAGTTCCATGGGGAACTTTGCCCACCATTTTGGTCATTGAGTTCCTTGCCATTGCTTTTGTAGAGCACCAGCGCAGCATGGAGAAAGACCCTGAGAAGAAGAAGTACCCTGGAGGTGCTTTTGACCCATTAGGCTACTCAAAAGATCCTGAAAAGTTGAAGGAATACAAAGTGAAAGAGATCAAAAACG GTCGGTTGGCGCTATTGGCTTTTGTTGGGTTCTGTGTGCAACAATCAGCATACCCAGGAACAGGGCCATTGGAGAACTTGGCAACTCACTTGGCTGACCCATGGCACAACAACATTGGCGACATTATCATCCCCAGAACAATTTCGCCTTGA
- the LOC103494571 gene encoding F-actin-capping protein subunit alpha, whose translation MADEEVELSDEQKKEIAKWFLLNAPAGEIQFVAKDVKKILNDDELYHEAASEAFPQYNKSHMICIEMPGRVGDVIITPFNELEENEFLDPRTAQVAIIDNIKQVCTEVRHALDEELPSAYVEEFRCAVDMEVSRYVGEAYPKGVCSVYCVNGKDVEGPESDFELAVVIAAARHSPQNFCNGSWRSTWNIEFKGDFQSLEIRGKMQVGAHYFEEGNVQLDAKHECNDSTILQAPEDCAVAIANIIRHHEAEYLASLETSYSNLPDTTFKDLRRKLPVTRTLFPWHNTSQFSLTRDIAKELGIGK comes from the exons ATGGCCGACGAAGAAGTGGAGCTGAGCGACGAGCAGAAGAAGGAAATCGCGAAGTGGTTTCTCCTAAACGCGCCCGCCGGAGAAATCCAATTCGTCGCCAAAG AtgtgaagaaaattttgaacgACGATGAGTTGTACCACGAGGCAGCATCTGAAGCTTTTCCTCAGTACAATAAATCACATATGATTTGTATTGAAATGCCTGGTCGAGTAGGAGAT GTGATTATTACACCGTTCAATGAGCTTGAAGAAAACGAGTTCCTTGATCCAAGAACTGCACAAGTTGCTATAATAGATAATATCAAACAG GTGTGCACTGAAGTGAGACATGCGCTGGATGAAGAACTCCCCTCTGCATATGTTGAGGAATTTCG ATGTGCTGTAGATATGGAAGTTTCTCGATATGTTGGGGAAGCATATCCAAAAGGTGTTTGCTCAGTTTACTGTGTAAATGGAAAAGATGTAGAGGGACCCGAATCTGATTTTGAGCTTGCTGTGGTTATTGCTGCTGCTAGACATAGCCCTCAGAACTTCTG TAATGGAAGCTGGCGTTCTACATGGAACATTGAGTTCAAAGGTGATTTTCAATCCCTTGAAATAAGAGGGAAAATGCAG GTGGGTGCCCATTACTTCGAAGAGGGAAATGTTCAATTAGATGCGAAGCATGAATGTAACGATTCAACTATCCTACAG GCTCCTGAAGATTGTGCAGTTGCTATAGCCAATATTATTCGTCATCACGAAGCAGAATACTTAGCATCTCTTGAG ACATCCTATTCAAACTTGCCAGATACCACCTTCAAG GATCTTCGGAGGAAGCTTCCCGTTACTCGGACCCTATTTCCATGGCACAATACCTCACAATTCAGCTTAACAAGAGACATTGCTAAAGAACTCGGAATTGGAAAGTAA
- the LOC103494580 gene encoding uncharacterized protein LOC103494580 isoform X2, with protein sequence MAYDWSCTMRIPNQLMAIEKVTLRTLKLLFWGLLLQGGYSHAPDKLTYGVDVRKIRLFGILQRIALAYLVVAFVEVLSRQTQSNVQPFNHFSIFKSYFWNWLVAACILVVYFALLYGIYVPDWQFTVTDSDSVYYGRNFTVACGVRGSLDPPCNAVGYIDRKVLGINHLYAHPAWRRSEACTENSPYAGSFRDNAPSWCFAPFEPEGILSSISAILSTIIGVHFGHVLIHFQDHSARLKQWVTMGFTLLILGLVLHFTHAIPLNKQLYTFSYVCVTSGAAALVFSVFYILVDIWGLRYLFLPLEWIGMNAMLVYVMAAAGIFAGFINGWYYEDPHNTLIYWIKKHLFIGVWHSKKVGILLYVIFAEILFWGVVSGILHRFGLYWKL encoded by the exons ATGGCCTATGATTGGTCATGCACCATG AGAATACCTAACCAACTTATGGCCATTGAAAAGGTCACTCTTCGAACTTTAAAGCTCCTATTTTGGGGCCTTCTATTACAAG GTGGCTATTCGCATGCGCCAGACAAACTGACTTATGGCGTTGATGTGAGAAAGATAAGGTTATTTGGGATTCTCCAG AGAATTGCTCTTGCATATTTGGTTGTGGCATTTGTTGAAGTACTTTCAAGACAAACACAATCCAATGTTCAACCATTTAACCATTTCTCTATATTCAAGTCATACTTCTGGAATTG GCTGGTTGCAGCTTGTATTCTTGTAGTATACTTTGCTCTCCTTTACGGAATATATGTTCCGGATTGGCAATTTACTGTCACCGACAGCGATAGTGTTTATTATGGAAGAAACTTCACT GTAGCATGTGGTGTCAGAGGAAGTCTGGATCCTCCATGTAATGCTGTGGGATATATTGACAGAAAAGTGCTGGGAATCAATCACTTGTATGCCCATCCTGCTTGGAGAAGATCTGAA GCTTGCACCGAGAATTCTCCATATGCAGGATCTTTCCGAGATAATGCTCCATCATGGTGTTTTGCCCCATTTGAACCTGAAGGAATTTTAAG CTCTATATCTGCCATTCTGTCCACAATTATTGGAGTACATTTCGGGCATGTTCTAATCCATTTTCAG GATCACTCTGCTAGGCTGAAGCAATGGGTTACAATGGGCTTCACTCTTCTTATCTTAGGACTTGTTCTTCATTTCACTCACG CAATTCCGTTAAATAAACAGTTGTATACATTTAGCTATGTCTGCGTGACATCGGGAGCTGCAGCGCTGGTTTTCTCAGTCTTCTACATTTTG GTTGATATCTGGGGCCTGAGGTACTTGTTTCTACCATTGGAGTGGATCGGGATGAATGCGATGCTTGTGTATGTTATGGCAGCTGCTGGCATTTTTGCAGGTTTCATCAATGGGTGGTATTATGAAGACCCCCACAACACACTG ATATATTGGATAAAGAAGCATCTCTTCATTGGAGTTTGGCATTCCAAAAAAGTGGGTATTCTCCTTTATGTGATATTTGCAGAGATCCTGTTTTGGGGCGTCGTCTCCGGGATCTTGCATCGGTTCGGTTTATACTGGAAGCTGTaa